In the genome of Pseudomonas sp. HS6, one region contains:
- a CDS encoding Tex family protein, which yields MDSINSRIAEELGVRPQQVEAAVALLDEGSTVPFIARYRKEVTGSLDDTQLRHLEERLRYLRELDERRISILSSIQEQGKLTPELEREIKLADTKTRLEDLYLPYKQKRRTKGQIALEAGLGELADGLFNDPSLAPETEAARFIDAEKGVADVKAALEGAKYILMERFAEDANLLEKLRTYLKQEATLSARVIAGKEEEGAKFRDYFEHDEPLKSMPSHRALAIFRGRNEGILSSALKVGDELPGTMHPCEGMIGQQVGIQNQNRPADKWLGEVVRWTWKVKLYTHLETDLLGELRDGAETEAINVFAHNLHDLLLAAPAGPRATLGLDPGLRTGCKVAVVDSTGKLLDHATVYPHVPHNKWDQTIAILAALCAKHSVDLIAIGNGTASRETDKLAIELIKKYPAMKMTKVMVSEAGASVYSASELAAKEFPDLDVSIRGAVSIARRLQDPLAELVKIDPKSIGVGQYQHDVSQLKLARGLDAVVEDCVNAVGVDVNTASVALLARISGLNATLAQNIVTHRDEHGAFKTRAALKKVARLGEKTFEQAAGFLRVMNGDNPLDSSAVHPEAYPLVQRIAAETDRDIRSLIGDAGFLKRLDPKKYTDETFGLPTVTDILQELEKPGRDPRPEFKTAEFQEGVEDLKDLQLGMILEGVVTNVTAFGAFVDIGVHQDGLVHISALSEKFIKDPREAVKAGDVVKVKVMEVDIPRKRVGLSMRMSDTPGEKIDGARGARPGSAPRQSQGSAPRKESTPAAPANNAMASLFANAKQLKKR from the coding sequence ATGGACAGCATCAACAGCCGCATCGCCGAGGAACTCGGCGTACGCCCACAACAGGTCGAAGCGGCCGTCGCGCTACTCGATGAAGGCTCTACCGTTCCCTTCATCGCCCGTTACCGGAAAGAAGTGACCGGCAGCCTCGATGACACTCAGTTGCGTCATCTGGAAGAGCGTTTGCGCTACCTGCGAGAACTCGACGAACGGCGCATCAGCATTCTTTCCAGCATCCAGGAGCAGGGCAAACTCACCCCTGAACTGGAGCGCGAAATCAAACTCGCCGACACCAAGACCCGCCTCGAAGACTTGTATCTGCCGTACAAACAGAAGCGCCGCACCAAGGGCCAGATCGCCCTGGAAGCCGGCCTCGGCGAGCTGGCCGACGGTCTGTTCAACGACCCGAGCCTGGCTCCGGAAACCGAAGCCGCACGCTTCATCGACGCCGAAAAAGGCGTGGCCGACGTCAAGGCTGCACTGGAAGGCGCCAAGTACATCCTCATGGAGCGCTTCGCCGAAGACGCCAACCTGCTGGAAAAACTGCGTACTTATCTGAAACAGGAAGCCACCCTCAGTGCCCGCGTGATCGCCGGTAAAGAAGAGGAAGGCGCCAAGTTCCGCGATTACTTCGAACACGACGAACCGCTGAAAAGCATGCCGTCGCACCGCGCGCTGGCGATTTTCCGTGGCCGCAACGAAGGCATTCTCAGTTCCGCGCTGAAAGTCGGCGACGAATTGCCGGGCACCATGCATCCGTGTGAAGGCATGATCGGCCAACAAGTCGGCATCCAGAATCAGAACCGCCCCGCCGACAAATGGCTGGGCGAAGTGGTGCGCTGGACATGGAAGGTCAAGCTCTACACCCACCTGGAAACCGACCTGCTCGGCGAGTTGCGCGACGGCGCGGAAACCGAAGCGATCAACGTGTTCGCCCACAACCTGCACGACTTGCTGCTGGCCGCTCCGGCCGGCCCGCGCGCTACCCTGGGCCTCGACCCGGGCCTGCGCACCGGCTGCAAGGTCGCCGTGGTCGACTCCACCGGCAAGCTGCTGGATCACGCCACGGTTTACCCGCACGTGCCGCACAACAAGTGGGATCAGACCATCGCCATCCTGGCCGCCCTGTGCGCCAAGCACTCGGTCGATCTGATCGCCATCGGCAACGGCACCGCCAGCCGTGAGACCGACAAACTGGCCATCGAGCTGATCAAAAAATACCCAGCGATGAAAATGACCAAGGTCATGGTCTCCGAAGCCGGCGCATCGGTGTACTCGGCATCGGAACTGGCAGCCAAGGAATTCCCGGATCTGGACGTATCGATCCGTGGTGCCGTGTCCATCGCCCGTCGCTTGCAGGATCCACTGGCCGAACTGGTGAAGATCGATCCGAAATCCATCGGTGTCGGTCAGTACCAGCACGACGTGTCGCAGCTGAAACTGGCACGCGGCCTGGACGCCGTGGTCGAGGACTGCGTGAACGCCGTGGGCGTGGACGTGAACACTGCGTCCGTGGCGCTGCTGGCGCGGATCTCTGGCCTCAACGCGACCCTGGCGCAGAACATCGTGACTCACCGTGACGAGCACGGCGCGTTCAAGACCCGCGCTGCGCTGAAGAAAGTCGCGCGTCTGGGCGAGAAAACCTTCGAACAGGCCGCCGGCTTCCTGCGTGTGATGAACGGCGACAACCCGCTGGATTCCTCGGCCGTTCACCCGGAAGCCTATCCGCTGGTGCAACGCATTGCCGCTGAAACCGACCGCGACATCCGCTCGCTGATCGGCGACGCGGGGTTCCTCAAGCGTCTGGATCCGAAGAAATACACCGACGAGACTTTCGGTCTGCCAACCGTCACCGACATCCTGCAGGAACTGGAAAAACCGGGCCGCGACCCGCGTCCGGAGTTCAAGACCGCCGAGTTCCAGGAAGGCGTCGAGGACTTGAAGGACCTGCAACTGGGGATGATCCTCGAGGGCGTGGTGACCAACGTGACCGCGTTCGGCGCGTTCGTCGACATCGGTGTGCATCAGGACGGTCTGGTGCACATCTCGGCGCTGTCGGAGAAGTTCATCAAGGATCCGCGCGAAGCGGTGAAGGCCGGTGACGTGGTGAAAGTGAAGGTCATGGAAGTCGACATCCCGCGCAAACGCGTCGGCCTGTCGATGCGCATGAGCGACACCCCGGGCGAGAAAATCGACGGTGCCCGTGGCGCGCGTCCGGGCTCGGCGCCACGCCAGTCGCAGGGTTCGGCTCCACGCAAGGAAAGCACCCCGGCGGCTCCGGCGAACAACGCCATGGCGTCGCTGTTCGCCAACGCCAAGCAGTTGAAGAAACGCTGA
- a CDS encoding PaaI family thioesterase: MEIPAGLVESAFFKLLGCRLHSLETGVAQVALVLEPELRNRGGKLHGGALFSLVDIAMGLACSSTHGFDQQSATIECKINYIRAVSEGEVMCTARVIHPGRRTLVVEADVMQGDKLVAKAQGTFAVL; the protein is encoded by the coding sequence ATGGAGATTCCGGCCGGGCTCGTCGAGAGCGCGTTTTTCAAGCTGTTGGGCTGCCGCCTGCACAGCCTGGAAACCGGGGTGGCGCAAGTCGCCCTGGTGCTGGAACCCGAACTGCGCAACCGCGGCGGCAAGCTGCATGGCGGCGCGTTGTTCAGTCTGGTCGACATCGCCATGGGGCTGGCCTGTTCCAGCACTCACGGCTTTGACCAGCAAAGCGCGACCATCGAGTGCAAGATCAACTACATCCGCGCCGTCTCCGAAGGCGAGGTGATGTGCACGGCGCGGGTGATCCACCCGGGCCGGCGCACGCTGGTGGTCGAAGCCGACGTGATGCAGGGCGACAAACTGGTCGCAAAAGCGCAAGGCACGTTCGCTGTCCTGTAG
- the gshA gene encoding glutamate--cysteine ligase, which produces MSELLNRRLALLGERANLSLLEQCLHGIERECLRVTGEGRLAQTPHPESLGSALTNEQITTDYSESLLEFITPALPDPADTLASLDKIHRFAYSKLGNEYLWSPSMPCPLPAEEDIPIAYYGTSNIGQLKYVYRKGLALRYGKTMQCIAGIHYNFSLPEKLWPLLKEAEGFVGTDRDFQSSSYIALIRNFRRYSWLLMYLFGASPALDAGFLRGRSHQLEQLDPDTLYLPYATSLRMSDLGYQSNAQAGLTPCYNDLASYTDSLRKAVATPYPPYVEVGTHQDGEWVQLNTNILQIENEYYSNIRPKRVTYTGERPIQALVARGIQYVEVRCLDINPFLPMGIDLTESRFLDAFLLYCALNESPLLTNNSCGGATSNFLSVVKEGRRPGLQLQRDGQPVELKEWAAELLEKIAPLAALLDQSHGGDAHSKALDAQLAKVKDSSLTPSAQVLAAMAEHKESFAQFSLRQSQAHAKFFRSEPLAPEEQAKFEELARSSLAQQAELEQNEVGDFDVFVGSYQASILAISN; this is translated from the coding sequence TTGAGCGAACTTCTCAACCGCCGCCTGGCTCTGCTCGGTGAGCGCGCCAACCTCTCTCTGCTCGAGCAGTGCCTGCACGGTATCGAACGTGAATGCCTGCGCGTGACCGGCGAGGGACGTCTGGCGCAAACGCCGCACCCTGAAAGCCTGGGTTCCGCGCTGACCAACGAACAGATCACCACCGACTATTCCGAGTCGCTGCTGGAATTCATCACGCCTGCCCTACCGGACCCGGCCGACACCCTGGCCAGCCTGGACAAGATTCATCGCTTCGCCTACAGCAAACTCGGCAACGAGTACCTGTGGAGTCCATCGATGCCGTGCCCGTTGCCGGCCGAGGAAGACATCCCGATCGCCTATTACGGCACCTCCAACATCGGTCAGCTCAAGTACGTCTACCGCAAGGGCCTGGCCCTGCGTTACGGCAAGACCATGCAGTGCATCGCCGGGATTCACTACAACTTCTCCCTGCCGGAAAAACTCTGGCCGCTGCTGAAAGAAGCCGAAGGCTTCGTTGGCACCGACCGGGATTTCCAGTCGTCGTCCTATATCGCGCTGATCCGCAACTTCCGTCGCTACAGCTGGCTGCTGATGTACCTGTTCGGTGCTTCGCCGGCGCTGGATGCAGGATTCCTGCGCGGCCGTTCGCATCAGCTGGAACAGCTGGATCCGGACACCCTGTACCTGCCCTACGCCACCAGCCTGCGCATGAGCGACCTCGGTTACCAGAGCAACGCCCAGGCCGGCCTGACCCCTTGCTACAACGACCTGGCAAGCTACACCGACAGCCTGCGCAAGGCGGTGGCCACGCCGTACCCGCCGTACGTTGAAGTCGGCACGCACCAGGATGGCGAGTGGGTGCAACTGAACACCAACATCCTGCAGATCGAAAACGAGTACTACTCCAACATCCGCCCGAAACGCGTGACCTACACCGGCGAGCGGCCGATCCAGGCGCTGGTTGCCCGTGGCATCCAGTACGTCGAAGTGCGTTGCCTGGACATCAACCCGTTCCTGCCGATGGGCATCGACCTCACCGAATCGCGCTTCCTCGACGCGTTCCTGCTGTACTGCGCGCTGAACGAGAGCCCGCTGCTGACCAACAACTCCTGCGGCGGTGCGACTTCGAACTTCCTCAGCGTGGTCAAGGAAGGTCGCCGTCCGGGCCTGCAATTGCAGCGTGACGGCCAACCGGTCGAGCTGAAGGAATGGGCGGCCGAACTGCTGGAGAAAATCGCTCCATTGGCGGCGCTGCTGGATCAAAGCCATGGCGGCGATGCCCACAGCAAGGCACTCGACGCACAACTGGCCAAGGTCAAGGATTCGTCCCTGACACCTTCGGCTCAGGTGCTGGCGGCGATGGCCGAGCACAAGGAAAGCTTCGCGCAATTCTCCCTGCGCCAGAGCCAGGCTCACGCCAAGTTCTTCCGCAGCGAGCCGTTGGCGCCTGAGGAACAGGCGAAGTTTGAAGAACTGGCGCGGTCGTCGCTGGCGCAACAGGCTGAGCTGGAGCAGAACGAGGTGGGGGATTTCGATGTGTTTGTCGGGTCGTATCAGGCGAGCATTCTGGCGATCAGTAACTGA
- the tauA gene encoding taurine ABC transporter substrate-binding protein: MKLNVPLRLLAVASLAAASFLAQAADLTVAYQTTVDPAKVAQADGAYEKATKADISWRKFDNGADVITAIASGDVQIGYLGSSPLTAAITRKVPVETFLIATQIGAAEALVARDGSGIKTPQDLVGKKIAVPFVSTGHYSLLAALKHWNIDPSKVTVLNLAPPAIIAAWKRGDIDATYVWDPALGVAKENGKVLITSGELAKFGAPTFDAWIVRKDFAEKHPEIVTAFAKVTLDAYADYRKDPKAWIANQSNVDKLVKLSGAKASDIPLLLQGNVYPLAADQVSDLGAPTTKAITDTAAFLKEQGKVEAVLPDYAPYVTPKYITN; this comes from the coding sequence ATGAAACTGAATGTCCCGCTTCGCCTGCTGGCCGTGGCCTCTCTGGCTGCCGCGAGTTTCCTGGCTCAGGCCGCCGACCTCACCGTCGCCTACCAGACCACCGTTGACCCGGCGAAAGTCGCCCAGGCCGACGGCGCCTATGAAAAAGCCACCAAAGCCGACATCAGCTGGCGCAAGTTCGACAACGGTGCCGACGTCATCACCGCCATCGCCTCCGGCGACGTGCAGATCGGCTACCTCGGTTCCAGCCCGCTGACCGCCGCGATCACCCGCAAAGTCCCGGTGGAAACCTTCCTCATCGCCACTCAGATCGGCGCCGCCGAAGCGCTGGTCGCCCGCGACGGCTCCGGCATCAAGACGCCGCAGGATCTGGTCGGCAAGAAAATCGCCGTGCCGTTCGTGTCCACCGGTCACTACAGCCTGCTCGCCGCGCTGAAGCACTGGAACATCGATCCTTCGAAAGTCACCGTTCTCAACCTCGCCCCGCCAGCGATCATTGCCGCTTGGAAACGCGGTGACATCGACGCCACTTACGTTTGGGATCCGGCGCTGGGTGTGGCCAAGGAAAACGGCAAAGTGCTGATCACCTCCGGCGAACTGGCCAAGTTCGGCGCGCCGACTTTCGACGCCTGGATCGTGCGCAAAGACTTCGCCGAGAAGCACCCGGAAATCGTTACCGCATTCGCCAAGGTCACCCTCGACGCCTACGCCGACTACCGCAAGGATCCGAAAGCCTGGATCGCCAATCAGAGCAATGTCGACAAACTCGTGAAACTGTCCGGCGCCAAGGCCAGCGACATTCCATTGCTGCTGCAAGGCAACGTCTACCCGCTGGCGGCGGATCAGGTCAGTGACCTCGGCGCGCCGACCACCAAGGCCATCACCGACACCGCTGCGTTCCTCAAGGAACAAGGCAAGGTCGAAGCGGTACTGCCGGACTACGCGCCGTACGTCACCCCCAAGTACATCACCAACTGA
- the tauB gene encoding taurine ABC transporter ATP-binding subunit, which yields MALLQLERISAQYPGSPEPVLADISLTLGPQQLLVALGPSGSGKTSLLNLIAGFVEPSAGRITLDGVPVKGPSAERGVVFQDDALLPWQDVLANVAFGLELAGVPKDKREQRAREMLALVDLSGFEKRRIWQLSGGQKQRVGLARALAADPRVLLMDEPFGALDAFTREQMQELLLQVWQRTAKPVFLITHDIEEAVFLATDLILLAPNPGQIVERLHLDFGQRYAAGESARAIKSDPRFIETREHVLAKVFSQRSAVQRQERA from the coding sequence ATGGCCTTGCTACAGCTGGAGCGCATCAGCGCACAGTATCCCGGCAGCCCGGAACCGGTGCTGGCGGATATCTCTCTGACTCTGGGGCCTCAGCAGTTGCTGGTGGCCCTCGGCCCGTCCGGCAGTGGCAAGACTTCGCTGTTGAACCTGATTGCCGGCTTCGTCGAACCGAGCGCCGGGCGCATCACCCTCGATGGCGTTCCGGTCAAAGGCCCGAGCGCCGAGCGTGGCGTGGTGTTCCAGGACGACGCTCTGTTGCCCTGGCAGGACGTGCTGGCCAACGTCGCCTTCGGCCTTGAACTGGCCGGTGTGCCCAAGGACAAACGCGAACAGCGCGCCCGGGAAATGCTCGCGCTGGTCGACCTTTCCGGTTTTGAAAAGCGCCGCATCTGGCAACTCTCCGGCGGCCAGAAACAGCGTGTTGGCCTGGCCCGCGCACTCGCGGCCGACCCGCGTGTACTGCTGATGGACGAGCCCTTCGGTGCCCTCGACGCCTTTACCCGCGAACAGATGCAGGAGCTGTTGCTGCAAGTCTGGCAACGCACCGCCAAACCGGTGTTTCTGATTACCCACGATATTGAAGAAGCGGTGTTTCTCGCCACTGACCTGATTTTGCTCGCGCCGAATCCGGGTCAGATTGTCGAGCGCCTGCATCTCGACTTCGGCCAGCGCTACGCCGCTGGCGAATCAGCGCGGGCGATCAAGTCCGACCCGCGCTTCATCGAAACCCGCGAACACGTGCTCGCCAAAGTGTTCTCGCAACGCAGCGCCGTTCAGCGGCAGGAGCGCGCATGA